A stretch of Lactuca sativa cultivar Salinas chromosome 6, Lsat_Salinas_v11, whole genome shotgun sequence DNA encodes these proteins:
- the LOC111907533 gene encoding phytyl ester synthase 1, chloroplastic, whose translation MILTANSFWVPLPPHLALNAGCKSRSQVLVRSISGEDPVVLSESFRVDKLASVDERTRLSYEVVGKKRREDVSEKLEVLWDDGFGSESGKDFFKLATDIIKPDGGPPRWFCPISCGTPLKDSPVLLYLPGLDGTGLGLILHEKALGKVFEFRALHIPVQDRTPLEDLIKFVEESVRLEHASSPKKPIYLVGDSFGGCLALAVAAHNPTIDLVIILVNPATSFEKSRLPTFLFLLEALPNLFYGALSSIFLSTIRGLVDILPKDALIWRLKLLKSAASYANSHLHSITAEVLVLASYKDKLLPSEDEALRLTQLLKNCSLHFLKGKGHMILLENDRNLLTIIKGSSKYRRTSYHDEVKDHLPPSMSEYKKETKGHWLYHLATSPVMLSTMEDEKIVTGLNGIPKEGPVLFVGNHMLMGLDLFILLLQFLKEKKIILRGLGHPEGLKLDIQSGIPYISIILRVFGMLPVTPINFFKLFSTKSYVLLYPGGAREALHRKGEVHKLFWPEQQEFVRMAAKFGATIVPFGCVGEDDVSEMILDYNDWKKNAAVSDYLEENNEKLLLLRQDKEGEVANQQLHLPLVIPKIPGRFYYLFGKPIKTKGLEKILNDKENANALYLQIKNEVEKNIAYLIKKREEDPYRGFVKRIVYQAKTQTPYDQVPTFEP comes from the exons ATGATACTGACTGCAAACAGCTTTTGGGTTCCACTTCCACCTCATTTAGCTCTTAATGCTGGTTGTAAATCCAGATCACAAGTTCTTGTTAGGAGTATATCTGGTGAGGATCCTGTAGTATTATCAGAATCTTTTAGAGTTGATAAATTAGCTTCTGTTGATGAGAGGACTAGGCTAAGTTATGAAGTTGTAGGAAAGAAAAGAAGGGAAGATGTTTCTGAAAAATTAGAAGTTTTGTGGGACGATGGGTTTGGAAGTGAGAGTGGTAAAGATTTCTTTAAATTGGCGACTGATATTATTAAACCGGATGGAGGACCACCACGGTGGTTTTGCCCTATCTCATGTGGTACACCATTGAAGGATTCACCTGTTCTTTTGTATTTACCTG GATTGGATGGAACTGGATTGGGACTCATTTTGCACGAGAAAGCTCTTGGGAA AGTTTTTGAATTTCGAGCTTTGCATATTCCTGTTCAAGATAGAACACCACTTGAAG ATTTGATTAAATTTGTTGAAGAAAGCGTGAGGCTGGAGCATGCTTCATCTCCAAAGAAGCCAATTTATCTGGTTGGAGATTCCTTTGGTGGATGTTTAGCTCTTGCAGTTGCTGCTCATAATCCTACAATCGACTTAGTAATTATACTTGTAAATCCAG CAACTTCTTTCGAGAAATCACGACTTCCAACTTTTCTTTTTCTACTCGAGGCTCTTCCTAATCTATTTTATGGTGCCTTGAGTTCAATTTTCTTATCTACAATACGT GGTTTAGTTGATATATTACCAAAAGATGCTCTTATTTGGCGATTAAAACTACTTAAATCAGCTGCTTCATATGCTAATTCTCATCTTCATTCCATTACTGCTGAAGTTTTGGTTTTGGCCAG TTATAAGGATAAGCTACTCCCTAGTGAAGATGAGGCACTAAGGCTTACACAATTGTTGAAAAATTGCAGCTTACACTTCTTAAAAGGCAAAGGTCACATGATCCTATTG gaaaatgataggaatttgttGACAATTATAAAAGGTTCTTCAAAATACAGACGTACCTCATACCATGATGAGGTCAAGGACCACCTCCCTCCCAGTATGTCAGAATACAAAAAGGAAACCAAAGGCCATTg GTTGTATCACCTTGCTACAAGTCCAGTGATGCTTTCAACAATGGAGGATGAAAAAATAGTAACAGGATTAAACGGGATTCCAAAAGAGGGCCCCGTATTATTTGTTGGGAATCATATGCTCATGGGGCTCGATCTTTTCATACTTCTTTTacaatttttgaaagaaaaaaaaataattcttCGTGGATTAGGGCATCCGGAAGGTCTTAAACTTGACATTCAATCCGGGATTCCATATATTTCAATTATTTTACGAGTGTTTGGAATGTTGCCTGTGActccaattaatttttttaaattattttctacAAAATCATACGTGCTTCTTTACCCTGGTGGCGCACGTGAAGCCCTCCACCGTAAG GGTGAAGTTCATAAGTTATTTTGGCCTGAACAACAAGAGTTTGTAAGAATGGCTGCAAAGTTTGGGGCCACTATTGTACCCTTCGGATGCGTAGGGGAAGATGATGTGTCAGAA ATGATCTTGGATTACAATGACTGGAAGAAAAATGCTGCAGTCAGTGACTATTTAGAAGAAAATAATGAGAAATTACTTCTTTTGAG GCAAGATAAGGAAGGGGAGGTTGCTAACCAACAACTTCATTTACCATTGGTTATACCCAAGATTCCGGGGAGATTTTATTATCTTTTTGGGAAGCCTATAAAAACAAAGGGACTCGAGAAGATATTGAACGACAAAGAGAACGCGAATGCATTGTACTTGCAAATAAAGAATGAGGTTGAAAAGAATATTGCGTATTTGATTAAGAAGCGAGAGGAGGATCCTTATCGAGGATTTGTGAAGAGGATTGTGTATCAAGCAAAAACACAAACTCCGTACGATCAAGTTCCGACATTTGAACCTTAG